The Methanothrix soehngenii GP6 genome has a window encoding:
- a CDS encoding aminotransferase class V-fold PLP-dependent enzyme, whose protein sequence is MKVQEIRSDFPILDDLIYLDSAATSLTPEPVLEAVLSYYRSYRANVGRGVYRQAQIADQRYRDAHLKVAGFVGGEDGTAVFTRNTTESINLVARGLDWKRGDRIVTTLLEHHSNLLPWMRLKEVGIDLEVIAPDKMGRIDLADLERAINKKTRLVAMSHLSNALGTILPAREVGRICRERGVLFLLDAAQSLPHMAVNVKDIDCDFLCFSGHKMLGPTGSGVLWIRELEDGKRNGEQRRAKGQRMSSHASKNQDSGKKLGGTELAPLLAGGGMVEDVFDDGFTFKRGYEGYEAGTPDISAGIGLGAAVDYLARIGIDEVHDHEMSLTRRLLKGLDGIGGLEVYGPGADSPVERGGVVSFGIEGLLPHEIALMLDQASNICIRSGHHCCIPLMRHLGLKHGTARASLYLYNTDEEIEKLLGNLEQIARMA, encoded by the coding sequence GTGAAAGTTCAAGAGATTCGATCCGATTTTCCCATTCTCGATGATCTCATCTATCTGGATAGCGCCGCCACCAGCCTTACTCCTGAGCCCGTCTTAGAAGCTGTCCTGAGCTACTACCGCAGCTACAGGGCCAATGTGGGCCGGGGGGTCTACCGCCAGGCCCAGATCGCTGACCAGAGGTACAGAGACGCTCATCTCAAGGTGGCGGGTTTTGTGGGGGGAGAAGATGGAACTGCCGTCTTCACCAGGAACACAACCGAGTCGATCAACCTAGTGGCCAGGGGCCTGGACTGGAAGAGGGGGGACCGAATTGTGACCACATTGCTCGAACACCATTCCAACCTCCTGCCCTGGATGAGGCTGAAGGAGGTGGGGATCGATCTGGAGGTCATAGCTCCGGATAAAATGGGGAGGATCGATCTGGCCGACCTTGAAAGAGCCATAAACAAGAAAACCAGGCTGGTCGCCATGAGCCATCTATCCAATGCCCTTGGCACCATTCTGCCTGCAAGAGAGGTCGGCCGGATCTGCCGTGAGCGGGGAGTTCTCTTTCTGCTGGATGCCGCCCAGTCCCTGCCCCATATGGCAGTGAATGTTAAAGACATAGATTGCGATTTTTTATGCTTTTCCGGCCACAAGATGCTCGGGCCCACGGGATCGGGAGTGCTCTGGATCAGGGAGCTGGAGGATGGCAAGAGGAATGGAGAGCAGAGGAGGGCAAAAGGGCAGAGAATGAGCAGTCATGCCAGCAAGAACCAGGACTCCGGGAAGAAGCTGGGTGGCACGGAACTGGCGCCCCTATTGGCAGGAGGAGGGATGGTAGAGGACGTCTTTGACGACGGATTCACCTTTAAGAGGGGCTATGAGGGCTATGAGGCGGGAACGCCGGACATCTCCGCCGGCATTGGTCTGGGCGCTGCAGTGGACTACTTAGCCCGGATAGGGATCGATGAAGTTCACGATCATGAGATGAGTCTCACCAGGAGGCTGCTTAAAGGATTGGATGGGATCGGAGGCCTGGAGGTCTACGGACCGGGGGCTGATAGCCCCGTGGAGCGGGGAGGAGTGGTCTCATTTGGGATAGAGGGCCTCTTGCCCCATGAGATCGCCCTGATGCTCGACCAGGCCTCCAACATCTGCATTCGCTCGGGGCACCATTGCTGCATCCCCCTGATGAGGCACCTGGGATTAAAGCATGGCACCGCCCGAGCATCGCTGTATCTTTATAATACCGATGAGGAGATCGAGAAGCTCCTGGGGAATTTGGAGCAAATCGCCAGGATGGCTTAA
- the fdhD gene encoding formate dehydrogenase accessory sulfurtransferase FdhD, whose product MIKDFECLKVDEIKVEKAICPVAEEVPLSIFINGRHFATAMISPQMRKEFVAGHLYSERIVSAVEEIESIEVEGDVARAIVANPIRAIVPRRPIVSGCGGIASFLDESKLPRIKSDLTINKKQAQEAMKAISLSETHIATGGVHSVGLFDQSGPVSIIEDIGRHNALDKAIGSLIIKGERFDLGRAFAACTGRVSSDMALKCSVAGIPIVVSRGATTGLAITIAQRTGLGIIGFLRGKRLSVYANPERFVI is encoded by the coding sequence ATGATAAAAGACTTTGAGTGCCTTAAGGTGGACGAGATCAAGGTCGAGAAAGCCATCTGCCCGGTGGCGGAGGAGGTTCCCTTATCTATTTTCATCAACGGCCGCCATTTCGCCACCGCTATGATCAGCCCCCAGATGAGAAAAGAGTTCGTGGCGGGGCACCTTTATTCCGAGAGGATCGTCTCTGCCGTCGAGGAGATAGAATCTATAGAGGTGGAGGGAGATGTGGCCAGGGCAATAGTCGCCAATCCCATTCGAGCGATAGTCCCCAGGAGGCCCATTGTGAGCGGCTGCGGGGGCATAGCCTCATTTCTCGATGAGTCAAAGCTCCCCCGGATAAAATCCGATCTGACGATCAATAAAAAACAAGCTCAGGAGGCGATGAAGGCCATATCCCTCTCCGAGACGCACATCGCTACGGGCGGGGTTCACTCAGTTGGGCTCTTCGATCAATCCGGGCCTGTATCGATCATCGAGGACATAGGAAGGCACAATGCCCTGGATAAGGCCATAGGCAGCCTGATCATCAAAGGGGAGAGATTCGACCTGGGCCGGGCGTTTGCCGCCTGCACCGGCCGGGTCTCCTCGGACATGGCCCTGAAGTGCTCTGTAGCCGGCATCCCCATAGTCGTCTCCCGGGGGGCGACGACGGGCCTGGCCATAACCATTGCTCAGAGGACGGGTCTTGGCATCATCGGTTTTCTGCGGGGGAAGAGGCTGTCCGTTTATGCCAATCCGGAGAGGTTTGTGATTTGA
- a CDS encoding TIGR00269 family protein: protein MICSLCQERAIVSQRYLGRHLCQDHFIQDFEGRMVQTIVVNRMIEKGERIAVAVSGGKDSTALLFALSRVLAEKEVEMVALTVDEGIAGYRDDTIVAAKRIARQMGVEQVIISFQEEYGWSLDEMVVGAEVAPCTYCGVFRKNALNCAAKSLGVTKLATGHNQDDEAQSVMMNYLKGDMERLMRFRPRREQPGLIPRIKPLRDIPEKEIALYAMVNGIYFESRECPYARLSLRADVRDMMNRMESLFPGTRQKTLQGFERIEELCRGDWAQMELAECRECGEPCVGKRCKACELLGRLRPNLPDQIGA from the coding sequence ATGATCTGCTCCCTCTGTCAGGAACGGGCGATCGTTTCCCAGCGCTACCTCGGCCGGCACCTCTGCCAGGATCATTTCATCCAGGATTTTGAGGGGCGAATGGTCCAGACAATCGTTGTGAACCGGATGATCGAGAAGGGAGAGCGGATCGCAGTGGCGGTGAGCGGAGGGAAGGACAGCACTGCCCTTCTATTTGCCTTAAGCCGGGTTCTAGCCGAAAAAGAGGTGGAAATGGTGGCGTTGACTGTAGATGAAGGCATCGCAGGCTACCGGGATGATACCATCGTGGCTGCAAAGAGGATCGCCCGGCAGATGGGAGTGGAGCAGGTGATCATCTCATTCCAGGAGGAGTACGGCTGGAGCCTGGACGAGATGGTGGTGGGAGCAGAGGTCGCGCCCTGCACCTACTGCGGGGTATTTCGCAAGAACGCATTGAACTGCGCTGCCAAAAGCCTGGGGGTGACAAAGCTCGCCACCGGCCACAACCAGGACGATGAGGCCCAGTCGGTGATGATGAACTATCTGAAGGGGGATATGGAGCGTCTGATGCGCTTTCGGCCCAGAAGGGAGCAGCCGGGGCTGATTCCCAGGATCAAGCCCCTGCGAGACATTCCTGAAAAGGAGATCGCCCTCTATGCCATGGTTAACGGGATCTATTTCGAGTCCAGGGAGTGCCCCTATGCCCGGCTCTCTTTAAGAGCAGATGTGCGGGATATGATGAACCGGATGGAGAGCCTCTTTCCCGGAACCCGGCAGAAGACGCTGCAGGGATTTGAGAGGATCGAGGAGCTGTGCCGAGGAGACTGGGCGCAGATGGAGCTGGCGGAGTGTAGGGAATGCGGCGAGCCATGTGTGGGGAAGAGGTGCAAGGCCTGCGAGCTCTTGGGAAGGCTGAGACCTAACCTCCCGGATCAAATAGGAGCATAA
- a CDS encoding IS1634 family transposase, with product MKPTRRIKVKNGIEYWYEETPYYDKEKKQIRHRSKYLGRNVDGQPVRMRSAPSEIKEKTKKKTAEVKSSFDYGSILVLQSIMEELNLDRYLENLLPSTEASMIRALAFNRIIRPTAMKNVDSWYEGTALALESPQIDLASQRVSELLCRVGESNIPDRFMSQLIEGTSTKSTLIYDITSLSSYSQLINLLEYGYNRDGADLPQINMSLIMDKDKGIPVMYDIFPGSISDVSTLSGTLKKIKAHGVQNYVAVMDRGFFSLGNLCELLDNKISFVMAAKLQLNDLKQLMTEAQKDIDDVKYLHKFNNEPIFAKPITYNIDNMEVRGYVYYDPKLEQNEKQTLLSRLYDIREELLKVRLKKNSSPQVAFKEKARGFGNFFEWNVVDNRFDVSIKQNAVTQRMNKMGKYILFYSGDFDWLNCLSLYRERDEIEKSFKALKNEIDILPLNTHSEKTTRGFIFVAFLSLIIRTRLINMMREAKLLDKYSVELLLLQLEKLRKITLADGQILVTEMTKKQREILQALNLCA from the coding sequence ATGAAACCCACTAGAAGAATCAAAGTGAAAAATGGTATCGAATATTGGTATGAAGAAACACCCTATTATGATAAGGAGAAGAAGCAGATCAGACATAGATCAAAATATTTAGGCAGAAATGTCGATGGCCAGCCGGTCCGGATGCGTTCCGCTCCATCTGAGATCAAAGAGAAGACAAAGAAGAAAACTGCAGAAGTCAAGTCATCTTTTGATTATGGTTCTATACTTGTGCTCCAGTCAATAATGGAAGAACTTAACTTAGATCGCTATCTAGAGAACCTATTACCCTCAACCGAGGCGTCCATGATTCGCGCATTGGCATTCAACCGAATCATAAGACCTACGGCAATGAAGAACGTCGATTCATGGTACGAAGGGACCGCTCTTGCTCTTGAATCTCCTCAAATCGACCTTGCCAGCCAGCGAGTAAGTGAACTTCTCTGCCGGGTGGGTGAAAGCAATATCCCTGACCGCTTTATGTCCCAACTGATTGAAGGAACCAGCACCAAAAGCACTCTCATTTACGATATTACAAGCCTATCAAGTTACTCTCAACTTATCAACCTTCTTGAGTATGGATATAATCGCGATGGAGCGGATCTTCCGCAAATTAATATGTCCTTGATTATGGATAAGGACAAAGGAATCCCTGTGATGTATGACATCTTCCCTGGAAGCATTTCTGATGTCAGTACGCTTTCCGGCACTTTGAAAAAGATTAAAGCTCACGGAGTCCAAAACTATGTTGCTGTGATGGATCGGGGATTCTTTAGCTTGGGCAATCTCTGTGAGTTGTTGGACAATAAAATTTCGTTTGTCATGGCTGCTAAGTTGCAGTTGAATGATCTGAAGCAACTAATGACCGAAGCGCAAAAGGACATCGATGACGTAAAATACCTGCATAAGTTTAACAACGAGCCAATTTTTGCTAAGCCAATTACATATAATATTGATAATATGGAAGTCCGCGGGTACGTGTATTATGATCCTAAATTGGAGCAAAACGAGAAGCAGACCCTTCTTAGCAGGTTGTACGATATTCGAGAAGAGCTGCTCAAGGTTCGCTTGAAGAAGAACAGCAGTCCTCAAGTGGCTTTTAAAGAGAAAGCGCGAGGATTCGGAAACTTCTTTGAATGGAATGTGGTAGATAATCGCTTTGATGTTTCGATTAAACAGAATGCTGTGACTCAAAGAATGAATAAAATGGGTAAGTATATCCTGTTCTACTCAGGGGACTTCGACTGGCTAAATTGTCTTTCTCTTTATCGGGAGCGCGATGAAATCGAAAAAAGCTTTAAGGCTCTGAAGAACGAAATCGATATCCTTCCGCTGAATACTCATAGTGAAAAGACAACAAGAGGCTTCATCTTCGTCGCTTTCCTGAGTCTAATCATTAGGACGAGGTTGATCAATATGATGAGAGAAGCGAAGCTACTGGATAAGTATTCTGTTGAACTCTTGCTTCTGCAATTGGAGAAATTGAGAAAAATCACTTTGGCGGACGGACAGATATTAGTCACCGAAATGACAAAAAAACAGAGGGAAATACTTCAGGCGCTAAACCTGTGCGCCTGA
- a CDS encoding HepT-like ribonuclease domain-containing protein, with product MKKRDYGSYLEDIIEHMNYAEEFIRDMTFDEFKSDKKTVLSVTKCIEVVGEATKHIPDQIRERYPEIPWRDMAGIRDRLVHGYFKVDLSIVWTTVTIEFPELRSMLENVLADMDR from the coding sequence ATGAAGAAACGGGATTATGGGAGTTATCTCGAGGATATCATTGAGCACATGAACTACGCTGAAGAATTTATTAGAGATATGACATTTGATGAATTTAAAAGCGATAAAAAGACTGTTCTTTCAGTGACAAAGTGCATAGAGGTTGTAGGCGAGGCAACAAAACATATCCCGGATCAAATTAGAGAAAGATACCCAGAGATTCCCTGGCGCGATATGGCAGGAATCAGAGATCGGCTCGTCCATGGCTATTTCAAGGTTGACCTGTCGATCGTCTGGACAACTGTGACCATAGAATTTCCTGAGCTTCGATCCATGCTGGAAAATGTATTGGCTGATATGGACCGGTAG
- a CDS encoding nucleotidyltransferase family protein, whose product MKTLQEIERVLKDQKPILKKKFKVKEIGIFGSFVRGEQKDTSDLDLLIDFEEPIGLVQYVGLQNYLSDKIGEKVDLVTKSGLKPRVSGHILKEVIYV is encoded by the coding sequence ATGAAAACCCTTCAAGAGATCGAGAGAGTCCTTAAAGATCAAAAGCCAATCCTCAAAAAAAAATTTAAAGTAAAGGAGATCGGCATCTTCGGATCTTTCGTGCGAGGCGAGCAAAAGGATACCAGCGATCTCGATTTGCTGATTGATTTTGAGGAGCCAATTGGCCTGGTACAATACGTGGGTTTGCAGAATTACTTGAGCGACAAGATTGGTGAGAAGGTAGATCTGGTCACAAAGTCGGGCCTCAAACCGAGGGTAAGCGGGCATATCCTCAAAGAGGTAATTTACGTATGA
- a CDS encoding type II toxin-antitoxin system HicB family antitoxin: MVNQHKPQIVHFSGHGSEKGMFCEYIQAAISKAVYEVIDDQEPYSGEVPELKGIWATGKTQQEYQDNLRMAIEDWIAFSLRFDLPIPVIEGQTLRAAIEA, translated from the coding sequence TTGGTAAACCAGCACAAACCCCAGATTGTGCATTTCAGCGGACATGGCAGCGAAAAGGGTATGTTCTGCGAATATATCCAGGCTGCAATCTCCAAGGCGGTATATGAAGTCATAGATGACCAAGAGCCTTATTCCGGCGAAGTGCCCGAATTAAAGGGCATTTGGGCAACTGGCAAAACTCAGCAAGAGTACCAGGATAATTTGAGGATGGCCATAGAAGACTGGATTGCGTTCAGTCTGAGATTCGATTTACCCATCCCGGTTATTGAAGGCCAAACCTTAAGAGCAGCAATCGAGGCATAA